A section of the Telopea speciosissima isolate NSW1024214 ecotype Mountain lineage chromosome 3, Tspe_v1, whole genome shotgun sequence genome encodes:
- the LOC122656090 gene encoding ABC transporter B family member 26, chloroplastic isoform X2 encodes MQVKIFGLRGFCFGIANMILVKRLRERLYSALLFQEISFFDAETVGDLTSRLGADCQQVSRVIGNDLNMILRDVVQGTGALIYLLSLSWHLTLFTMVICCALAIIMLLFGRYIKRAAKLTQEFTACANEVAQETFSLMRTIRVYGTEKQEFGRYEQWLMKLADISLRQSAAYGCWNTSFGILYHSTQVIAVLVGGMSIMTGHLTAEQLTKFIMYCEWLIYSTWRIGDNLSSLMQSVGASEKVFQLMDLAPGDQFLSKGIKLQRLMGHIEFMDVSFHYPSRVMVPVLQHLNVSICSSEVVAIVGLSGSGKSTIVNLLLRLYEPTEGQILIDGFSLRELDIKWLRERIGFVGQEPPLFRMNIISNIRYGCTRDTKQEDVELAAKQAYAHDFILSLPDGYETLVDDDLLSGGQKQRIAIARAILRDPDILILDEATSALDAESEYYVKEVLRAVRNDSKAKRTVIVIAHRLSTIQAADKIVVMDGGQVVEIGSHSELLNRDGLYARLTKRQTDAFA; translated from the exons GTTAAGCGTCTGAGGGAAAGACTCTATTCAGCTCTCCTTTTTCAG GAAATATCCTTTTTTGACGCTGAAACAGTGGGTGATTTGACAAGTAGGCTAGGAGCAGACTGTCAGCAAGTGTCTCGTGTTATAGGAAATGATCTTAATATGATATTACGCGATGTTGTCCAG GGGACAGGTGCTCTAATATATTTGCTATCTTTATCTTGGCATCTCACATTGTTTACAATGGTGATCTGCTGTGCTCTAGCAATAATTATGCTGCTTTTTGGCCG GTACATAAAGAGAGCAGCAAAATTAACCCAAGAATTCACTGCTTGTGCCAACGAA GTTGCACAGGAGACATTTTCTTTGATGAGAACAATCCGAGTTTACGGAACAGAGAAACAGGAATTTGGAAG GTACGAGCAATGGCTGATGAAATTAGCAGATATAAGCTTACGACAAAGTGCGGCTTATGGATGTTGGAATACGAGCTTTGGCATCCTCTACCATTCAACACAG GTTATTGCTGTGCTGGTAGGAGGAATGTCAATTATGACTGGTCATTTAACAGCGGAGCAACTAacaaagtttataatgtattgtGAATGGTTAATCTATTCAACATGGCGGATAGGAGACAATTTGTCATCACTGATGCAGTCTGTTGGGGCAAGTGAAAAAGTCTTCCAGTTGATGGATCTTGCACCTGGTGACCAATTCTTATCAAAAG GAATTAAATTGCAAAGGCTGATGGGACACATTGAGTTTATGGATGTATCATTTCATTATCCCTCCAGAGTAATG GTACCTGTTCTACAACATTTAAACGTTTCAATATGCTCAAGTGAGGTGGTTGCCATT GTTGGTCTCAGTGGTAGTGGGAAAAGTACAATAGTTAATCTCCTGCTACGGTTGTATGAGCCAACAGAAGGTCAG ATACTAATTGATGGTTTCTCTCTGAGAGAATTGGACATCAAGTGGCTGAGAGAAAGAATTGGGTTTGTGGGACAG GAGCCTCCTCTTTTTCGAATGAATATCATTTCAAATATAAGATATGGATGCACTCGAGATACCAAACAGGAAGACGTAGAATTGGCTGCTAAGCAGGCCTATGCTCATGACTTCATCTTGTCACTTCCTGATGGGTATGAAACTCTTGTTGATGATGATCTGCTCAGTGGAGGACAAAAGCAGCGGATTGCCATTGCCAGGGCCATTCTTAGGGACCCTGATATTTTGATCCTTGATGAAGCCACAAGTGCATTGGATGCAGAGAGTGAATACTATGTTAAG GAGGTTCTTCGTGCTGTCAGAAATGATTCCAAGGCAAAGAGAACTGTTATTGTCATTGCACACAG GCTATCTACAATACAAGCTGCCGACAAAATAGTGGTGATGGATGGTGGTCAAGTTGTTGAG ATTGGAAGCCACAGTGAGCTTCTCAATAGGGATGGATTGTATGCTAGACTCACCAAAAGGCAGACTGATGCCTTTGCATGA